Proteins encoded together in one Thermococcus gammatolerans EJ3 window:
- the cydB gene encoding cytochrome d ubiquinol oxidase subunit II: protein MDYATAWFYFSAFLLGMYLAFDGFDLGIGALLALIKNQKDRDILINTIGPVWDGNEVWFITWGAGLFAMWPALYATLFSTFYLAIWLLAFLLIFRAVGFEFRNKNKELWDKLFALVSALIPLVVGVVVGNLVMGIPIDANGFHGSLLTLFRPYPLIVGLFILFATIWHGANWGVYKTTGKLQEELRGYAFKFWLLTVVLLLLTVIGMKIWAPLRFERLMTPLGLGLTLVILVAGLLDGHLIKKGEERLAFYISWLAFPLVVFLVYYSMYPYWVISTTDPNFKLSIHDLAASPLTLKAVLGVSVILAVIIMAYTLYVYKMFGGKVTEAEGYY, encoded by the coding sequence ATGGACTACGCGACTGCCTGGTTTTACTTTTCCGCCTTCCTCCTCGGAATGTACCTGGCCTTTGATGGCTTTGACCTCGGTATAGGTGCACTGCTTGCCCTCATCAAGAACCAGAAGGACAGGGACATCCTCATCAACACCATCGGCCCTGTCTGGGACGGCAACGAGGTCTGGTTCATCACCTGGGGAGCGGGGCTCTTCGCCATGTGGCCCGCCCTGTACGCAACGCTCTTCAGCACCTTCTACCTCGCAATATGGCTCCTGGCGTTCCTCCTGATATTCAGAGCCGTCGGCTTCGAGTTCAGGAACAAGAACAAGGAACTCTGGGACAAGCTCTTCGCCCTCGTCAGCGCGCTGATACCGCTCGTTGTCGGAGTCGTCGTCGGCAACCTCGTCATGGGAATTCCCATAGACGCCAATGGCTTCCACGGCTCACTGCTTACGCTCTTCAGGCCATACCCGCTCATCGTCGGTCTCTTCATACTCTTCGCCACAATATGGCACGGTGCCAACTGGGGCGTCTACAAGACCACCGGAAAGCTTCAGGAGGAGCTCAGGGGCTACGCCTTCAAGTTCTGGCTCCTGACGGTGGTCTTACTGCTCCTGACTGTAATCGGCATGAAAATCTGGGCCCCGCTGAGGTTCGAGAGGCTCATGACTCCACTTGGCCTTGGACTGACGCTGGTAATCCTCGTGGCTGGACTGCTCGACGGCCACCTCATCAAGAAGGGCGAGGAGAGGCTGGCGTTCTACATAAGCTGGCTGGCCTTCCCGCTCGTGGTGTTCCTCGTTTACTACAGCATGTACCCCTACTGGGTCATCTCGACCACCGACCCGAACTTCAAGCTCAGCATACACGACCTCGCGGCGTCACCGCTGACCCTCAAGGCCGTCCTCGGAGTCTCAGTAATCCTGGCGGTAATCATCATGGCCTACACCCTCTACGTCTACAAGATGTTCGGCGGGAAGGTCACCGAGGCCGAGGGCTACTACTGA
- a CDS encoding cytochrome ubiquinol oxidase subunit I — MDPILLSRIQFALTAGYHWIFVPASIGMAFMVFLLWTMAAITNEKQWHKAAKFFSKWLGIFFVLGVPTGIVMEFEFGANWSQYSVFVGSIFGPPLMLEGLFAFALESTFLGVLLFGMDRLPRAITWISSFFVFIGSSLSGLWILIANSWQQTPTGYIIQNGRAELTDFMGAVFNPLLVSQYTHTINSAILTGAYIVAAVGAYYLLKKRHVQVARSAVAIGVVVLAISAVIQLYPTGHAEGQVIAKYQPTKLAADEGLFKTEKGAPMIIFGIVDEKNQEVKAAIGIPKLLSWLSFGDWNAEVMGLHDAARYVWYEQVLNNPNFASEKDRKEFIETLMKAHGVDPNAPDANEQMVKVLEEALPVAFMFYAYRVMIGLGTLFILIGLIGVLLLLLGKLYDARWFLKVLVVTVPLPWLASEAGWFTHEVGRMPWMVWGMVTTNTGVSPNVSATHVLITLIGFVVVYSVLFYIWLHFVRKLIREGPEPVEGDVTAKPTPAVSVAGGGQ, encoded by the coding sequence ATGGACCCGATACTGCTGTCGAGAATACAGTTCGCCCTGACCGCGGGCTACCACTGGATTTTCGTGCCCGCGAGCATAGGAATGGCCTTCATGGTCTTCCTGCTCTGGACCATGGCGGCCATAACCAACGAGAAGCAGTGGCACAAGGCGGCGAAGTTCTTCAGCAAGTGGCTTGGGATATTCTTCGTCCTCGGTGTCCCGACGGGAATAGTCATGGAGTTCGAGTTCGGAGCGAACTGGTCGCAGTACTCAGTGTTCGTCGGCTCGATCTTCGGTCCTCCACTGATGCTCGAGGGTCTCTTCGCCTTCGCGCTGGAGTCAACGTTCCTCGGCGTGCTTCTCTTCGGCATGGACAGGCTTCCGAGGGCGATAACATGGATTTCATCGTTCTTCGTGTTCATCGGTTCGAGCCTCTCTGGCCTGTGGATTCTCATCGCAAACAGCTGGCAGCAGACCCCAACAGGCTACATAATCCAGAACGGCAGGGCCGAGCTCACCGACTTCATGGGGGCGGTCTTCAACCCGCTCCTTGTGAGCCAGTACACCCACACAATCAACTCCGCCATACTCACCGGGGCCTACATAGTCGCAGCCGTCGGTGCCTACTACCTCCTCAAGAAGAGGCACGTCCAGGTCGCCCGCTCGGCAGTTGCAATAGGTGTGGTCGTCCTCGCGATAAGCGCGGTAATACAGCTCTACCCAACGGGCCACGCGGAGGGCCAGGTCATCGCCAAGTACCAGCCGACCAAGCTCGCCGCCGACGAGGGACTCTTCAAGACAGAGAAGGGTGCACCCATGATAATATTTGGAATAGTTGACGAGAAGAACCAGGAGGTTAAAGCCGCCATAGGGATTCCAAAGCTCCTCAGCTGGCTCTCGTTCGGTGACTGGAACGCCGAAGTTATGGGACTCCACGACGCGGCCAGATACGTCTGGTACGAGCAGGTTCTCAACAACCCGAACTTCGCCAGCGAGAAGGACAGGAAGGAGTTCATCGAGACCCTCATGAAGGCTCACGGCGTTGACCCCAACGCCCCGGACGCCAACGAGCAGATGGTCAAGGTTCTTGAGGAAGCCCTGCCGGTGGCCTTCATGTTCTACGCCTACCGCGTCATGATAGGCCTCGGAACGCTCTTCATACTGATAGGACTCATTGGAGTGCTCCTCCTCCTGCTCGGCAAGCTCTACGACGCCAGGTGGTTCCTAAAGGTGCTGGTCGTTACCGTCCCGCTCCCCTGGCTCGCCAGTGAGGCCGGCTGGTTCACCCACGAGGTCGGTAGGATGCCCTGGATGGTCTGGGGCATGGTAACAACCAACACGGGAGTTTCACCGAACGTCTCGGCGACCCACGTGCTGATAACCCTCATAGGCTTCGTCGTGGTCTACAGCGTGCTGTTCTACATCTGGCTCCACTTCGTCAGGAAGCTCATCAGGGAGGGTCCCGAGCCCGTTGAGGGTGACGTCACCGCGAAGCCGACCCCTGCCGTTAGCGTCGCGGGAGGTGGTCAGTGA
- a CDS encoding UbiD family decarboxylase, whose protein sequence is MRDMRDYLEWLEARNELIRVEEELSPELEIPAFLRRVMYDKAGAVLFERVKGHPEWRVAGNLFTSVETVREALGVERLEEIGERPLKLMESLPLGLSDKLSSLGKLRELGNYLPKLVRKAEFTRNVVEDEPLNFVPAFKTWPKDGSRYLTYPLICFSDPKGVNSISVYRVMLLDGERGVIHWQVHKRGSQAWRDYLERNGGKMPVAIAIGSDIGTLLTAVSPVPYPMDKLLFAGFVRGSGLELYRLPNGVLVPANAEAVIEGYVQVDELSEEGPFGDHFGFYDKPSERNELYPVFHAERVYYRDNPIYYGSVVGKPPLEDAVIGKAIERIFLPLMRVVLPEVVDVNFPEYGVFQGVAIVSIKKRYPGHGKKVLNALWGTGQMALTKVIVVVSEDINPHDINQVIWAIASFVNPERDVLVIPKAHTDALDPAVPRPPLGSKLGIDATRKFPEEMDGRVVEEVKENPEVLRRLEDLFKKYLGG, encoded by the coding sequence ATGAGAGACATGCGCGACTATCTGGAATGGCTTGAGGCGAGAAACGAGCTGATTAGGGTTGAGGAAGAACTCTCGCCCGAGCTTGAGATTCCCGCGTTTCTGAGGAGAGTGATGTACGATAAGGCTGGAGCCGTTCTCTTCGAGCGCGTTAAGGGCCATCCAGAGTGGAGAGTAGCGGGAAACCTCTTCACGAGCGTCGAGACAGTTAGGGAAGCCCTCGGCGTTGAAAGGCTTGAGGAAATCGGCGAGAGACCGCTCAAGCTAATGGAAAGTTTGCCCCTTGGATTATCCGACAAGCTGTCGTCGCTGGGGAAGCTCAGGGAGCTGGGCAACTATCTGCCTAAGCTCGTGAGGAAAGCCGAGTTCACGAGAAATGTGGTGGAAGACGAGCCCCTGAACTTTGTCCCAGCCTTTAAAACCTGGCCGAAGGACGGTTCGCGCTACCTCACCTACCCGCTCATCTGCTTCTCGGACCCGAAGGGAGTGAACTCCATCAGCGTCTACCGCGTCATGCTCCTCGATGGCGAGAGGGGTGTAATCCACTGGCAGGTTCACAAGCGCGGAAGTCAGGCCTGGAGGGACTACCTCGAGAGAAACGGCGGTAAAATGCCCGTCGCGATAGCCATCGGCTCCGACATTGGAACTCTCCTCACCGCCGTTTCGCCCGTTCCCTATCCTATGGACAAGCTCCTCTTCGCGGGCTTCGTCCGAGGTTCGGGTTTGGAGCTCTACCGCCTGCCCAACGGCGTCCTCGTTCCAGCAAACGCTGAAGCCGTCATAGAGGGCTACGTTCAGGTTGACGAGCTGAGCGAAGAAGGCCCCTTCGGCGACCACTTCGGCTTCTACGATAAGCCGAGCGAGAGGAACGAGCTCTACCCCGTTTTCCACGCCGAGAGGGTTTACTACCGCGACAATCCGATTTACTACGGCTCCGTCGTCGGGAAACCGCCGTTGGAAGATGCCGTAATCGGAAAGGCTATCGAGAGGATTTTCCTTCCGTTGATGAGGGTCGTCCTGCCCGAGGTCGTTGATGTGAACTTCCCAGAATATGGCGTCTTTCAGGGTGTCGCGATAGTCTCGATAAAGAAGCGCTACCCCGGGCACGGAAAAAAGGTTCTCAACGCGCTCTGGGGAACGGGACAGATGGCGCTGACGAAGGTCATAGTGGTTGTCAGCGAAGACATAAACCCCCACGACATAAACCAGGTGATATGGGCAATAGCTTCCTTCGTGAACCCCGAGCGGGACGTTCTGGTGATTCCAAAGGCACACACAGATGCGCTCGACCCGGCCGTTCCGAGGCCCCCGCTCGGGAGCAAGCTCGGAATTGATGCGACCAGAAAGTTCCCCGAGGAGATGGACGGCAGGGTCGTTGAGGAGGTTAAAGAGAACCCAGAAGTCCTCAGAAGGCTTGAAGACCTCTTCAAAAAGTACCTCGGTGGTTGA